One stretch of Brevibacillus laterosporus DNA includes these proteins:
- a CDS encoding amino acid adenylation domain-containing protein, with translation MGEHAEIKLIQRLSPLQEGMLFHHILDRDHHAYFEQMRFVLEGPLNLDAFQKSLNLLIERYDILRTIFMCEDLEEPLQIVLQQRTTTIHYEDISSLPDAEKATQVEAFCQQDKAKGFDLTSDLLTRMSVLKTGDDTYQVIWSYHHILMDGWCFGIILGEFFQLYQQVNDNLPIRLEAVVPYSHYIQWLENQDREEALAYWNQYLYGYEERVSVPPQIPASQTESGYQPQEHLVTLPTELTAKLTGLARRYQVTMNHVFQAVWSILLQRYNNTNDVVFGAVVSGRPSDIPGVERIVGLFINSIPVRVKMQAGLTFEDLLQQVKGAALRSEAYDYVSLTDIQQQSGLQQNLFDHLLAYQNYPSRISTDELEQQIGLRIHDIEVFEQTNYDFNILAAQSGDQMLVKFIYNGQKFTLDFIQSISGHLTKVMEQITDNPALVVNHLEIVTDEEKQRLLNEFNPEQSYTPYTQSIAEVFEFWSESLKESIAVVFGDDQLTYQQLNEKANQLARHLQAKGIRGGRTVALVFDRSIEMIVAMLAVLKAGGAYLPMDPQFPADRIGFLQKDADVQLVLTQTHLINLYPWLVEAIPLDDNALYQGDASNLPQQANGPSLAFIQYTSGSTGKPKGNLTTHANVLRTVVNPNYVNIREQDRILQLSNYIFDGSIFDVYGALLNGARLVLIKREEMLDVTQLARVITENGVTMTLMTTALFNAVVDADLRCIAPLHKILFGGEKVSVHHVRRAIQYLGPNRLIHLYGPSENTVYSTYYSVGQLSADAHTVPIGKPVSQTQLFVLDRNQNLQPIGVPGELCIGGGGLVRGYLDRDELTEEKFIPHPYRSGERIYRTGDVVKWLSDGNLEYVSRLDHLVKIRGYRIEPGEVTHVLLQHPKVQDAIVIDRQDSHGLVYLVAYYVANGVKPEELRQSLGQNLPDYMTPSYFVEMEKLPLTPNGKVDRNQLPEIDEQFHRSTEYVAPSDELESTLAEMWGEVLGQARVGVEDNFFSIGGHSIKATMLASRIAMQLEIHFPLKAVFQYPTIRQMADYIRNATTREYVAIESVDHKENYVTTSAQKRLYVIQQFEGAGTSYNMPLMLSIEGSLDTQRTCSVWRSLVDRHESLRTSFTMVDGALMQQVHENLELPFEVIEAPEASEAELNEIIEQFIQPFDLSQAPLMRGLIIRASDTRYVLVVDMHHIISDGVSMKLLVQEFNQLYQGQELPALRIQYKDYASWQQTKMQGKEATRQEEFWLHTFAGELPVLDMPTDYARGSVQQFEGDRYTFTLDEKQTAVINRFCEQNQVTLFMTLIAAYNVLLSKYTDQEDIIVGSPIVGRLLAELEPVVGMFVNTLALRNKPAADKSFRAFVTEVKENLLNAYEHQDYPLEELIDKLNLRRDLSRNPLFDTTFAVQNIAFAKQNLPGLTVSNYAYPYKVAKFDMTVQVAELDSELVFDWEYSTSLYKRETIERMAEHLTQIISEAVLDPDRSIAQIDMVTAEEREQLLTTFNDTQADYPIDQLVHALIEQQAIERPDHIALVDEWQQLTYQQFNEKANQLARKLRSIGVGSESIVAIIADHSVEMVVALLAVLKAGGAFLPIAPDYPVERMNYMVKEANSKWLLTHTKSLLSLTFDGEILALSDTSLYQGETTNLEPVTTSTNLAYVIFTSGSTGQPKGVMVEHHSLINLCCGIKEQYELTPQDRMTKYAGFGFDATIWEIFPSLTAGATLHLLSDEVRYDIERLHHYYDHHQITVSYLPTQMFELFMEWPTQSLRIMNTGGDKLNRFIPQSCRFINNYGPSENTVLATYYEVTEALPNIPIGKPAQNVRIHVINRHGKLQPIGVPGELCISGGGLARGYLNRADLTDAAFVANPFAEGERMYCTGDIARWLPDGNLEFLGRGDHQVKIRGYRIELGEIESRLNAFEAIQTAIVEPKELDTKKVLCAYIVAEDAPDYRELRKYLAVHLPDYMIPTFYITLPKLPLTTNGKVDRKALPLPDTETQTGKQYVAPTNDKQELLTIIFADVLGVERIGIQDNFFDLGGDSINAIQIVARLSNHQLKADIKQIFLYPTIEELSLYVKQMSTTATQGEVVGEVPLTPIQQWFFAQQMTNQHHWNQSVMLHAQTGLEAEILRTVLTELMGHHDALRMVYNMEADGRVIQTNSSIGEAEGKEFILDIIDLRGVNNATVLTSRIETEATRMQQSLDLTHGPLFKAILFQTAWGDHLLLTIHHLVVDGVSWRIILEDLQTAYHQAQRGEDIQLPDKTHSYQDWARALTEYADSKTIAKEWHYWKELEAISNQPLPQDHADGTNFWRNLQSQAASLTSEETDNLLKHAHQAYHTEINDLLLTALARTIHEWTRESHVLVDLEGHGREGIIKEINISRTVGWFTSLYPVNLTIRPDHDLSYQIKAIKESLRIVPQKGIGYGILKHLAGSAQREGSALTLQPEISFNYLGQFEQSKGEGLFQPSDMPKGPLFSPNSKRSYELDIIGSVNERQLHVQILYSQERYQDSTITKLVERYMHHLRSIINHCLQKEGADLTPSDVGDEDLTFEELDDIADFINNL, from the coding sequence ATGGGAGAACATGCAGAGATTAAGCTGATCCAACGGCTGTCCCCTCTCCAAGAAGGGATGCTGTTTCATCACATACTGGATCGCGACCATCACGCCTACTTCGAGCAGATGCGTTTCGTGTTGGAAGGACCGTTGAACCTTGACGCCTTCCAAAAAAGCCTCAACTTGCTCATTGAGCGTTACGATATCCTGCGCACGATTTTCATGTGCGAGGATTTGGAGGAACCGCTCCAAATCGTCTTGCAACAGCGCACAACGACCATCCATTACGAAGATATCTCGTCTCTGCCCGATGCAGAAAAAGCCACCCAAGTGGAGGCTTTCTGTCAACAGGACAAGGCAAAAGGATTCGATTTGACCAGTGACTTGCTTACCCGTATGTCTGTACTCAAGACAGGGGATGACACTTATCAAGTCATCTGGAGCTATCACCACATCTTGATGGACGGTTGGTGCTTCGGGATCATCCTCGGAGAGTTTTTCCAACTCTATCAGCAGGTGAATGACAATCTTCCTATTAGGTTAGAAGCTGTGGTGCCGTACAGTCACTATATTCAGTGGCTGGAGAATCAGGATCGCGAAGAGGCATTGGCCTACTGGAACCAGTATCTCTACGGCTATGAAGAACGTGTCAGCGTACCGCCCCAAATACCGGCATCCCAGACAGAGAGTGGCTATCAACCACAGGAACACCTCGTGACCCTGCCGACAGAGCTCACGGCCAAGCTGACCGGGCTTGCCCGCCGCTATCAGGTTACGATGAATCATGTGTTTCAAGCCGTCTGGAGCATTCTGCTCCAACGTTACAACAATACCAATGACGTTGTGTTCGGCGCAGTTGTCTCCGGCCGTCCATCCGACATCCCTGGTGTGGAGAGGATCGTTGGTCTGTTTATCAACTCGATCCCGGTTCGTGTGAAGATGCAAGCGGGGTTGACTTTTGAAGACCTGCTCCAACAGGTCAAAGGCGCAGCTCTCCGCTCCGAAGCATACGACTATGTGTCACTTACCGATATCCAGCAGCAGTCCGGTCTTCAGCAGAACTTGTTTGACCATCTGCTGGCGTATCAGAACTATCCGTCCCGCATCAGCACTGACGAGTTGGAGCAACAGATTGGCCTTCGTATACATGATATCGAGGTGTTCGAGCAGACCAACTACGATTTCAATATCTTGGCAGCCCAATCCGGTGACCAAATGCTGGTCAAGTTTATTTATAACGGGCAAAAGTTTACGCTTGATTTTATCCAAAGCATAAGTGGGCATCTGACCAAAGTGATGGAACAGATTACCGATAACCCTGCTCTTGTAGTCAACCATCTCGAAATCGTCACCGATGAGGAAAAACAACGACTACTCAACGAGTTTAATCCAGAGCAATCCTATACACCGTACACCCAAAGCATTGCCGAGGTGTTCGAATTCTGGTCGGAATCGCTTAAAGAAAGCATCGCCGTCGTGTTCGGCGACGATCAGTTGACCTATCAACAATTGAATGAAAAAGCCAACCAACTGGCCCGTCATCTGCAAGCCAAGGGAATCCGAGGAGGGCGTACCGTTGCCTTGGTGTTTGACCGCTCCATCGAGATGATCGTCGCCATGCTGGCCGTACTCAAAGCGGGCGGAGCCTATCTACCCATGGACCCTCAGTTCCCAGCTGACCGCATCGGGTTCCTGCAAAAGGATGCCGATGTCCAACTTGTATTGACCCAGACACATCTGATTAACCTGTATCCATGGCTGGTCGAAGCCATTCCACTTGATGACAACGCGCTCTACCAAGGGGATGCAAGCAATCTGCCGCAGCAGGCCAACGGGCCAAGTCTCGCGTTCATCCAATACACTTCCGGCTCAACAGGGAAGCCAAAAGGCAATCTGACCACTCATGCCAATGTGTTAAGGACTGTGGTCAATCCCAACTATGTCAACATCCGCGAGCAAGACCGGATTTTGCAGCTGTCCAACTATATTTTTGACGGCTCCATCTTCGACGTCTATGGTGCATTGCTCAATGGTGCTCGGCTGGTGCTGATCAAGCGCGAAGAGATGCTGGACGTCACCCAACTGGCTCGGGTCATCACTGAGAATGGCGTCACCATGACACTGATGACAACAGCCCTGTTCAATGCGGTGGTGGATGCGGACTTGCGCTGTATAGCTCCGCTGCACAAGATTTTGTTCGGTGGGGAAAAAGTCTCGGTTCACCACGTCCGCAGAGCGATACAATATCTCGGACCCAACCGACTCATTCATCTCTACGGTCCATCGGAAAACACGGTCTATTCCACGTACTATTCGGTCGGGCAGCTATCAGCTGACGCACACACAGTGCCTATCGGCAAACCAGTGAGTCAGACCCAACTATTCGTACTTGACCGAAATCAAAACCTTCAGCCAATCGGTGTTCCAGGTGAGTTGTGCATCGGGGGCGGTGGCTTAGTACGCGGTTATTTAGACCGCGACGAACTGACTGAAGAAAAATTCATTCCGCATCCGTATCGATCAGGCGAGCGTATCTACCGTACTGGTGACGTGGTCAAGTGGCTTTCGGACGGTAACTTGGAATACGTCTCTCGTCTCGACCATCTGGTCAAAATCCGTGGCTACCGTATTGAGCCAGGCGAGGTTACTCATGTTTTGTTGCAACATCCAAAGGTGCAAGACGCCATCGTGATCGATCGCCAAGACTCCCACGGGCTTGTCTACCTCGTCGCATATTACGTAGCTAACGGGGTGAAGCCAGAGGAACTGCGTCAGTCACTTGGTCAAAACCTGCCGGACTACATGACTCCAAGCTACTTTGTTGAGATGGAAAAACTGCCACTCACGCCAAACGGCAAGGTGGATCGCAACCAACTGCCTGAGATTGATGAACAATTTCACCGTAGCACCGAATATGTCGCACCATCAGATGAGTTGGAGTCCACGCTTGCCGAGATGTGGGGAGAAGTTCTGGGGCAGGCGAGAGTTGGAGTGGAAGACAACTTTTTCAGTATCGGCGGTCATTCAATTAAAGCGACCATGCTCGCATCACGCATCGCTATGCAGCTAGAAATTCATTTCCCACTCAAAGCGGTGTTTCAATATCCAACGATCCGTCAAATGGCTGATTATATCCGCAATGCTACCACACGCGAATATGTCGCAATCGAATCAGTTGACCATAAAGAAAATTATGTTACTACATCCGCACAAAAACGTCTTTACGTCATCCAACAGTTCGAAGGGGCGGGGACCAGCTACAACATGCCGTTGATGCTCTCCATTGAGGGATCTCTCGACACACAGCGTACCTGCTCGGTCTGGAGAAGCTTGGTGGATCGTCATGAGTCACTTCGAACTTCATTTACGATGGTAGATGGCGCTCTGATGCAACAGGTACATGAGAATTTAGAACTACCATTTGAGGTGATTGAAGCACCAGAGGCGAGCGAAGCAGAACTGAACGAGATCATCGAACAATTCATCCAGCCATTTGATTTGAGCCAAGCACCACTTATGCGTGGCCTAATCATCCGTGCTAGCGATACGCGTTACGTGCTTGTCGTGGATATGCATCACATCATCTCCGACGGTGTATCCATGAAACTCTTGGTTCAAGAGTTTAACCAACTCTATCAAGGTCAAGAACTGCCAGCTCTACGCATTCAGTACAAAGACTATGCGTCATGGCAACAGACCAAGATGCAGGGTAAAGAGGCTACACGTCAGGAAGAGTTCTGGCTCCATACCTTTGCTGGTGAATTACCAGTGCTCGACATGCCAACCGACTATGCCCGCGGTTCTGTTCAACAGTTTGAGGGGGACCGATACACCTTTACCTTGGATGAAAAACAGACAGCGGTGATTAACCGTTTCTGCGAGCAGAACCAAGTGACATTGTTTATGACTCTGATCGCGGCGTATAACGTGCTGCTTTCCAAATATACTGATCAGGAAGACATTATTGTCGGCTCACCTATCGTTGGCCGTCTACTTGCTGAGCTGGAACCAGTGGTCGGGATGTTCGTCAACACCTTGGCTCTGCGCAACAAGCCAGCTGCTGACAAGAGTTTCCGAGCGTTTGTGACCGAGGTAAAAGAGAACCTTCTTAATGCCTATGAGCATCAGGACTATCCGCTCGAAGAACTGATAGACAAGCTCAACCTGCGTCGAGACCTTAGCCGCAATCCGTTGTTTGACACGACATTTGCGGTGCAAAATATAGCGTTTGCCAAGCAAAACCTACCGGGCTTAACAGTCAGCAACTACGCCTATCCGTACAAGGTAGCGAAGTTTGACATGACAGTTCAGGTTGCAGAGTTGGATAGCGAACTGGTGTTTGATTGGGAGTACAGCACCTCCCTCTACAAGCGAGAGACCATCGAGCGCATGGCTGAGCATTTGACCCAGATCATCAGCGAAGCAGTCTTAGATCCGGATCGATCAATTGCTCAGATCGATATGGTAACGGCAGAGGAGCGCGAGCAATTACTGACTACTTTTAACGACACCCAAGCGGACTATCCAATTGATCAACTTGTGCATGCCTTAATCGAACAGCAGGCTATCGAACGACCTGATCACATCGCACTCGTGGATGAGTGGCAACAGCTGACCTACCAGCAGTTCAATGAAAAGGCAAATCAACTGGCCCGCAAGTTGCGCTCCATAGGCGTTGGTTCCGAAAGCATCGTAGCCATCATCGCAGACCACTCCGTGGAGATGGTCGTTGCACTGCTCGCAGTGCTCAAAGCCGGCGGTGCGTTCCTGCCGATTGCTCCAGATTATCCGGTTGAGCGCATGAATTATATGGTCAAAGAGGCGAACAGCAAATGGCTGTTGACCCATACGAAGTCACTACTTTCGTTGACTTTTGACGGGGAAATTTTGGCTCTTTCCGATACTTCACTGTATCAGGGCGAGACCACTAATTTGGAGCCTGTCACTACTTCCACCAATCTGGCATACGTCATCTTTACCTCCGGCTCTACGGGGCAGCCAAAAGGGGTGATGGTCGAACACCATTCGCTGATCAATCTCTGTTGTGGGATCAAGGAGCAGTACGAATTGACCCCGCAAGATCGTATGACCAAATACGCTGGCTTTGGATTCGATGCGACAATCTGGGAGATTTTCCCTAGCCTGACTGCAGGGGCAACGCTCCATCTGTTGAGTGATGAGGTGCGCTATGATATTGAGCGTTTGCACCACTACTATGATCACCATCAGATTACGGTGAGCTATCTACCGACTCAGATGTTCGAGTTGTTCATGGAATGGCCGACTCAGAGCTTGCGCATCATGAACACAGGTGGCGACAAACTGAATCGCTTTATTCCGCAATCCTGCCGTTTCATCAATAACTATGGTCCGTCAGAAAACACTGTTTTGGCAACATACTACGAAGTGACCGAGGCTCTGCCAAATATCCCAATTGGAAAACCCGCCCAAAATGTACGTATCCATGTGATCAACCGTCACGGAAAACTGCAACCAATCGGTGTGCCAGGTGAGTTGTGTATCTCCGGGGGTGGTCTGGCACGTGGTTATCTCAATCGGGCTGACCTGACTGATGCGGCGTTCGTGGCCAATCCGTTTGCTGAAGGGGAACGCATGTACTGCACAGGCGACATTGCCCGTTGGCTTCCAGACGGAAATCTTGAATTCCTAGGCCGTGGAGACCACCAAGTCAAAATTCGAGGCTACCGCATCGAACTGGGGGAGATCGAAAGCAGGCTCAATGCTTTCGAGGCAATCCAAACGGCTATCGTCGAGCCAAAGGAGTTAGATACCAAAAAAGTCCTCTGTGCCTACATCGTCGCCGAAGACGCACCCGATTATCGTGAACTGCGCAAATACCTTGCCGTACACCTACCGGACTATATGATTCCAACGTTCTACATCACGTTGCCGAAACTGCCGTTGACAACCAATGGCAAAGTCGATCGAAAAGCCTTGCCATTGCCTGATACCGAGACTCAGACCGGCAAACAGTATGTGGCTCCAACTAACGATAAGCAAGAACTGTTGACGATAATATTTGCCGATGTGCTGGGCGTGGAGCGCATTGGTATTCAGGATAACTTCTTTGACCTTGGCGGAGACTCAATTAACGCGATTCAGATTGTGGCCCGCTTGAGCAATCATCAGTTGAAGGCGGATATCAAGCAGATTTTTCTTTATCCGACCATCGAAGAGCTCAGCCTCTATGTCAAACAGATGAGCACCACCGCGACCCAAGGGGAAGTAGTGGGAGAGGTTCCACTGACACCGATCCAGCAGTGGTTCTTCGCTCAACAGATGACCAATCAGCACCACTGGAATCAATCGGTGATGTTGCATGCACAAACAGGATTAGAAGCAGAGATTCTTCGCACCGTTCTGACAGAATTAATGGGACATCATGACGCGTTGCGGATGGTCTACAACATGGAAGCAGACGGTCGTGTCATACAGACCAACAGTAGCATCGGAGAGGCGGAAGGAAAAGAATTCATCCTTGACATCATCGACTTGCGTGGTGTGAACAACGCGACGGTTTTGACCTCACGAATCGAGACGGAAGCCACCCGTATGCAACAGAGCCTTGATCTGACACACGGTCCCCTGTTCAAAGCAATCCTGTTCCAGACTGCTTGGGGCGACCACCTTTTGCTTACCATCCATCACTTGGTGGTAGACGGCGTATCCTGGCGAATTATACTGGAAGACTTACAGACTGCCTACCACCAAGCCCAGCGTGGCGAAGACATCCAGCTTCCGGACAAGACGCATTCCTATCAGGATTGGGCCCGCGCCCTTACGGAATATGCCGACAGCAAAACGATAGCCAAAGAGTGGCACTATTGGAAAGAGCTCGAAGCAATCAGTAATCAGCCGTTGCCACAAGATCATGCGGATGGAACCAATTTCTGGCGCAACCTTCAGAGCCAGGCCGCCAGTTTGACAAGCGAAGAGACGGATAACCTTCTCAAGCATGCTCATCAAGCCTATCATACCGAGATCAACGACCTGTTGCTCACCGCGCTGGCCCGCACGATTCACGAGTGGACAAGGGAAAGCCACGTGCTAGTCGATCTCGAAGGTCACGGACGCGAAGGTATCATCAAGGAAATCAACATCAGTCGAACAGTAGGTTGGTTCACTTCCTTGTATCCTGTCAATCTGACTATCCGTCCTGACCATGATCTCTCCTATCAGATCAAGGCGATAAAAGAATCCCTACGCATCGTTCCGCAAAAAGGAATAGGCTACGGCATCCTAAAGCATCTCGCAGGTTCAGCCCAGCGCGAAGGCTCCGCACTCACCCTGCAGCCCGAGATTAGTTTCAACTACCTCGGTCAGTTCGAGCAGAGCAAAGGAGAGGGATTGTTCCAGCCATCAGACATGCCTAAAGGACCGCTGTTCAGTCCGAACAGCAAACGTAGTTATGAATTGGATATTATTGGAAGTGTAAATGAGAGACAGTTGCACGTTCAAATCCTCTATAGCCAAGAGCGCTACCAAGACAGCACAATTACCAAGCTAGTGGAGCGTTATATGCACCATCTACGCTCGATTATCAATCACTGCCTGCAAAAAGAAGGCGCCGATCTCACCCCAAGTGATGTAGGTGATGAGGATCTGACCTTCGAAGAGCTGGACGACATCGCAGACTTTATCAACAATCTCTAA